The Christiangramia salexigens genome includes the window ATACGGCTACAGCAAATCTCGTTAAGACCGAGACCAGCTCCGCGAGTATTTTAAACTGGATACGAACCTATAAGAATTTTGTGCCATCAATGGCCAAATGGTTTCCATCTCTGTTCAGTCTTTTATCCATAGGTGTCATCCTCGCCTATTATTTTGAGGCTATCGGTGCCTCGCAGCTGTTGTTATGGTTTGTAATTGGTCTTTCTATCACCGGCTACTATTTTAAACGCGTAAATGACTTATCGGAAAAAGTGGGTAAGGCACAGGATACATTTCAGCAATATCATCAGCTTTTATCTGCCATAGAATCTGAAAATTTTGATTCCCATTTAATGAAAGAATTAAGGGAGTCAATAAAATCTGAATCCAAAAAAGCCTCGCTTATTCTTAAAGATTTTTCCAGAGCTATAGATGCTTTGGATCAACGCAATAATTTTCTGTTTGGTGTGATTGCTAATGCATTCTTTTTATGGGATCTCAGGCATGCTTACCGTATTGAGCGATGGATAGAGCATCATCACACGGCAGTAGAACACTGGTTTGATGCCGTAGAAAGAGTAGATGCCTATAATAGTCTGGGAAATTTCAGTTTTAATCATCCCGGTTATACCTTCCCTGAAATTCTAGAGGAAAAACAAGGAATTGAGGCCAAAGATCTGGGACATCCTCTTTTAGATGCGGGCAAAAGGATCGATAACGATTTTAAAATTGGAAGTGAACAGTTTTTCATAATTACCGGGGCGAATATGGCCGGGAAAAGTACTTTCTTAAGAACAGTTGCTCTGCAGATCCTTATGTCCAATATTGGTTTACCGATATGTGCCACATCCTGTCGCTACTCCCCTATTAAGCTTATTACCAGCATGCGTACCAGTGATTCTCTTGGTGATGATGAATCCTATTTCTTTTCTGAGCTCAAACGCTTAAAATATATCGTAGATAAGATCCAGACAGAGAACTATTTTATCATTCTGGATGAGATCCTTAAAGGCACCAATAGTACAGATAAGGCTATAGGCTCAAGAAAATTTGTACAGAGACTTGTTGGTAGCAGTTCTACAGGAATCATCGCAACACACGACCTGAGTCTATGTGAAATAAGTGAGGAATTGAAGCAGGTACAGAACTTTTATTTTGATGCTGAGATCATTAACGATGAACTAAATTTTGACTATCATCTAAAAGATGGGATCTGCCGAAATATGAATGCTTCATTCCTATTAAGGAAAATGAAGATCGTTGAAGAATAATTTCTATGGATGCTGAAATAAATACAGCATGAGGCTATGATAATTTGCACGGTAATCCTGCGCCTTTTTCTAAATGAATAGAGGTTAAAAGCCTTCAAAATTCTAAACTATATTTGCGGCATGGATTCATTAACCCAGATCGTATTAGGAGCAGCAGTTGGAGAAGCCGTACTGGGCAGAAAAGTTGGTAATAAAGCAATGTTATATGGTGCAATTGCAGGCACCATCCCCGATCTTGATGCAATTGCCGGAAACTTTACCGACACAATTACCGCCATAGAAATTCACCGTGGATTTACACATTCCATCGTTTTCGCCATTATTTTTGCCCCTGTTTTTGGTTGGCTTATCTCAAAAATTGAAAAAAGATCTGTTGCCAGCTGGAAGGGCTGGAGCTGGTTGATGTTCTGGGGATTCTTCACTCATCCTCTTTTGGATGCACATACCACCTGGGGAACTCAGTTATTCTGGCCTTTGGATCTTAGATTAGCTTACAAGAACATCTTTGTTATAGATCCCCTGTACACCATACCTTTCATGATCTTTATTATCCTCGCCATGCGACTTCCTGCCGGGAGTGCGAAAAGACGAAGATTTAATAATCTCGGGCTTATCATCAGCTGTATTTATCTATTAATTATCACCCCGGGGATTAAGTTATTCACACATTCTAAATTTGAAGAATCACTTAAATTACAGGGAATAGAATACCAACGCCTGGATACCCGACCGGCACCTTTCAACTCGATCCTCTGGTCTGCCAATATCGAAACTGAAGATGCCTATCTCATAGGTCATTATTCATTATTGGATTCCAAACCTATAGAATTTGAAACTTATCCTAAGAACCATGATCTGGCCGGGAATTGGACAAACAAACCAAACCTGAAGAGGCTGATTGATATTTCTGAGAACTGGTATACCCTCGCCAGAAATAATGGTGATCTATATTTTAATGACCTGCGTTTTGGAAAACTGGATATAGAATCTCCTGATTCTGATTTTGTTTTTAGCTATAGATTGTCTGAAAAAAACGGAGAACTCATTGCCACCGAAACCGAGAAGGATCCCTCCAAGGTAAAAGAAATACTTCCTAATCTCTGGAAACGGATTTTAGGAAATTAAACTGACAGATCCCTGAGCATTCATTTACCTTTGCTCCAAATCAATAGAAATGACAACTGAAGAAATTTTGAGAGAACGAAGTGATTCCACTTGTGAACTTTGTACCTCAAAAGAAGATTTAAATGTGTATCAGATCCCTGATTCACCTGAAGATGGAACAGATACATCCATTCTAATCTGTAATACCTGCCTGGAACAAATTGAAGATCCCGAAAAAGTACAGCCTAATCATTGGCGTTGCCTTAATGACAGTATGTGGAGTACGA containing:
- a CDS encoding MutS-related protein: MSIKPEEFYSAQKADYSKSHQQLSRKLIFSSTSRLLVFFAICFAVYFFFGNAKIMIPLVIALIAIFIFLISRHTDLKKEREKIKALIELNEKELKIIRKKDFSFLPDGKEFDKEHHEFSRDIDLFGKKSFFQYLNRTALSEGKARLARILLANRTVDIVQKQEAVKELASKATWRQNYTATANLVKTETSSASILNWIRTYKNFVPSMAKWFPSLFSLLSIGVILAYYFEAIGASQLLLWFVIGLSITGYYFKRVNDLSEKVGKAQDTFQQYHQLLSAIESENFDSHLMKELRESIKSESKKASLILKDFSRAIDALDQRNNFLFGVIANAFFLWDLRHAYRIERWIEHHHTAVEHWFDAVERVDAYNSLGNFSFNHPGYTFPEILEEKQGIEAKDLGHPLLDAGKRIDNDFKIGSEQFFIITGANMAGKSTFLRTVALQILMSNIGLPICATSCRYSPIKLITSMRTSDSLGDDESYFFSELKRLKYIVDKIQTENYFIILDEILKGTNSTDKAIGSRKFVQRLVGSSSTGIIATHDLSLCEISEELKQVQNFYFDAEIINDELNFDYHLKDGICRNMNASFLLRKMKIVEE
- a CDS encoding metal-dependent hydrolase; translation: MDSLTQIVLGAAVGEAVLGRKVGNKAMLYGAIAGTIPDLDAIAGNFTDTITAIEIHRGFTHSIVFAIIFAPVFGWLISKIEKRSVASWKGWSWLMFWGFFTHPLLDAHTTWGTQLFWPLDLRLAYKNIFVIDPLYTIPFMIFIILAMRLPAGSAKRRRFNNLGLIISCIYLLIITPGIKLFTHSKFEESLKLQGIEYQRLDTRPAPFNSILWSANIETEDAYLIGHYSLLDSKPIEFETYPKNHDLAGNWTNKPNLKRLIDISENWYTLARNNGDLYFNDLRFGKLDIESPDSDFVFSYRLSEKNGELIATETEKDPSKVKEILPNLWKRILGN